A genomic region of Dunckerocampus dactyliophorus isolate RoL2022-P2 chromosome 10, RoL_Ddac_1.1, whole genome shotgun sequence contains the following coding sequences:
- the pars2 gene encoding probable proline--tRNA ligase, mitochondrial: MEPVVHQVRNKVFQTLHRIGLLSRRNHSVCAEHLHAPASSYTRQMKPTLTVSRLYQPSNLRDSRMQADLTCKSHRLMLQAGLIYPSNPGCYYYLPATVRSMEKLVRVIDQEMQQIGGQKLDMPSLCSADLWRTSERWDLMGKELFRLKDRHGVDYCLGPTHEETVTTLVAHQPTLSYRQLPLLLYQITRKFRDEPKPRFGLLRGREFYMKDMYSFDVSEEAAHETYESVCHAYTQVFARLGLRCIQVQADTGTIGGKLSHEFQLPTDIGEDRLLVCGSCSFSANVETMASDRSDCPQCKTGKLIESKGIEVGHTFYLGKKYSQVFNATFSNAQNKSSVSEMGCYGLGVTRILAAAIEVMSTDECIRWPGLLAPYQVCVLPPKKGSKADEATAVAEELLHTLGETLPHLRGEVVLDDRTQLTIGKRLKDATRLGYPYVIVVGQGALEDIPKFEVICQQTDETLFLPKDELLQLLAKLETI; the protein is encoded by the exons ATGGAGCCTGTAGTGCACCAGGTTCGGAATAAGGTCTTCCAGACCCTCCACAGAATTGGACTGCTTTCCCGAAGGAACCATTCTGTCTGCGCTGAGCATTTGCATGCACCTGCCTCTTCTTATACTAGACAAATGAAACCCACGCTCACGGTGTCCCGTCTTTATCAGCCGTCAAACCTACGTGACAGCCGAATGCAAGCGGACCTTACCTGTAAGAGCCACAGACTCATGCTGCAGGCCGGACTCATTTATCCTTCCAATCCAGGCTGCTACTACTACCTTCCTGCTACTGTGCGCTCAATGGAGAAACTG GTGAGAGTGATTGACCAGGAGATGCAGCAGATCGGTGGGCAAAAGCTGGATATGCCTAGTTTGTGCTCAGCTGATCTCTGGAGAACCAGTGAGCGTTGGGACTTGATGGGAAAGGAACTGTTCCGTCTGAAAGATCGCCACGGTGTCGACTACTGTTTGGGTCCCACGCACGAGGAGACTGTGACCACTCTGGTGGCTCACCAGCCCACCCTGTCCTACAGACAGCTCCCTCTGCTGCTTTACCAG aTCACGCGCAAATTCCGAGATGAGCCGAAGCCAAGGTTTGGTCTTCTACGAGGAAGGGAGTTCTACATGAAGGACATGTACTCTTTTGATGTTAGCGAGGAAGCTGCTCATGAAACGTATGAGTCTGTGTGCCACGCATACACTCAGGTCTTCGCACGATTGGGCCTGCGTTGCATTCAAGTGCAGGCCGACACTGGGACCATAGGCGGAAAACTCTCCCATGAGTTCCAGTTGCCCACAGACATTGGCGAGGACAGACTTCTCGTGTGTGGTAGCTGCTCCTTCTCGGCCAACGTAGAGACCATGGCGTCGGACAGAAGTGACTGCCCACAGTGCAAAACTGGTAAACTCATTGAGTCTAAAGGCATTGAGGTCGGCCACACTTTTTACCTAGGCAAAAAGTACTCTCAAGTGTTCAATGCCACCTTCAGCAATGCCCAGAACAAGTCGAGTGTTTCGGAAATGGGCTGCTATGGCCTCGGAGTGACACGTATTCTTGCTGCAGCCATAGAGGTGATGTCGACAGATGAATGCATCCGCTGGCCAGGTCTTCTAGCCCCTTACCAGGTGTGTGTTTTACCCCCGAAGAAGGGCAGCAAGGCTGATGAGGCGACAGCTGTGGCAGAAGAGCTACTTCACACTTTAGGAGAGACTTTGCCACATTTGAGAGGCGAAGTTGTTCTTGATGACCGCACCCAGTTGACCATTGGGAAAAGGCTGAAGGACGCCACCCGACTGGGTTACCCATACGTCATTGTGGTTGGACAGGGAGCGCTAGAGGACATACCCAAGTTTGAGGTGATCTGTCAGCAAACCGATGAGACATTGTTTCTTCCTAAAGATGAACTCTTACAACTTTTGGCAAAACTGGAAACCATTTGA